AACGCAGTTCGTCTACGACGGGAATAAGCTCTTTCACCTTTTCGAAATGTTGCTTGGGACTGCAGGTGATATAGTCTATACCTTTCGGGACGCGACGGGTGCCGTTGGTTTCAATTGCCTGGGAGTATCCTCTCTCCTTGAAGAAGGCTACCACCGCATCGGTTAGTTGGAGGGTGGGTTCCCCTCCTGTCCAGACAATCCATTTGCAGGGCCAGTCTTCAATCTCGTTCAGCACCTCCTCCAGTGTCATTTTCACTCCCCTTTCAAAGTCGGTATCGCAGAAGCTGCAGGCCAGGTTGCACTTGGCCAGACGGATGAAGATGGATGCCTGCCCAGTACGTCCCCCCTCCCCTTGGAGGGAGTAGAAGATCTCATTCACATTCAGGTTCATAGATGGCTGAGGTCTTGGGCGTTTCACTTACTTCGATGGCGTATAGTTCCGGGAGCAGCGGCTTGAAGTGATCGAAGATCATCTTCGCCAGGTTCTCTGCCGAGGAGTTGAGGGGAGCCATGATGTCGTTGAGGTTCCTGTGGTCAAGTTGAGTGTCGATGTACTCCTTCACAACATGTAATTCGTTGTAATCACGTACGAAACCCTGGCTGTTCAGTTTTTCTGCACGCAGGTGAACGGTGACCACATAGTTGTGCCCATGGAGTCGGCTGCAGGGATGGTCATCGGGGAGGCCGTGCAGCGAGTGGGCAGCCGAGAAAGGAAATTGCTTGCTTATCTTGTACATTGTGATTTTGCTGATGTTTTACTCTTTTTCTTCGCTGTTGTCCACCCATTTCAGGTGGGTCCTTAGCGGATAATGGTCTGAGAATGGTACCCTGTCGACTTTTGTACGAAAGGGTTTCAATTCTTCACTGTGAAGGATGTAGTCGATGCGAAACAGGAAGAGGTCTTCGTGATAGGTGATCCCCGGTCCAAAGGCGGTGGAAACGTAGGCATCTTTCAATCCCCTTTTCATCCTTGAGTAGGCGTATGAGATGGGGGTATCGTTGAAGTCACCGCAGATGATGGTTCCATCAGTTTCCTGTGTTGTGATATACTTCTTCACTTTCTCTGCCTGTTTGGCACGCAGGCGGTAGGCACTGCCCAACCGACTACGGATGTTGCTGGCAACCTGCTCCAACTTTACCGAATCGCTGTTCTGGATGAAATCGCTGTAGAGCTTCTTGTCCTCCGCCATGATGCTGTTCGACTCCAGGTGTACATTCGCTACCGTATACCTCTTACCCTCTATGTTGATGGTGTAGACCGCTGCACCGTTGTAGGAGGACTCGAAAACAATCTCCTCCGTATCCTCAATGGGATGCTTTGAGAAACATGCCAATCCGAAGATATGATATTTTCCGGAAGATTCCAAACCTGTAACCGATCTGTAAGGATATTTATTCAGAATGCGGTTTACATCTCGCTGTGAAAAGATCGATTGTCCAGTCTTGCTCACCAGATACTCCTGCAGGCAGACGATGTCGGCATCGGTCGCAGCGATATAATCGAGGATAGGGTGCTCCTCAGAGTTCTTGTTCCGTTCCTCCGGAAAGCCTTGCACGTTGTAGGTCAGCACTTCTATTGTGCCGTGGGGCTCTTTCACCGGGAAAAGATGCATCGGGAAGAAAGTGGTGACCGGTTTGTGGCAGATCAGGATTGCCGCCAGGGAAATCAGGGCCAACTTCCACTTCGAGAAAAAGATCCAGAAGAGGAGGTAGGCCATATTGAGCAGAAAGATGAGGCCGAACCCCAACCCAATGTATGAGAAGAGGTTGGATTTCAGGGGTGACACCTTCCAGGAGAGAAAGGAGGTGAAGAGCAGCAGGATCACGACCAGGTTGGTGGCAAAGATGATCCACTTAATAAAGTCCCTGAACGACCGCTTTTTTTTACTTCTTGCTCGCATCGAAAAGCTTCTTTTTTTCATCTGATGAGAGGCTGCCATAACCAGACTGTTTCAACTTGTCCAGGATTGCATCAATCACCTCCTGCTCTTCATTCTTCCGCCTGTTGTACTCCCAGTCGGTCTCATTACGGCTGTGCTTCACCTTCATTCTTGCACTTTTCTGTCGTGGTTTGAAGAGACCTGCCACTCCATCGAGCAGGCGACTCATCCAGTTGGTGATATCTTTTCCTTGCTTGTATTGCATGGCAAAGAGGAAGCCCAGCAGCGCTCCCCCAATATGGGCTACATGTCCCCCGGGATTGGAAGCGCTTCCCAACGACAAGAAGTCGATCAAAAAAGCAAAAATGGCGATGTAGACGATCTTGATTGGACCCAGGAAAAGGAGATTTATCTGTACCTCGGGACGGTAGAAGGCAGCACCCATCACGATGGCCATCACCGCTGCAGAGGCACCTATCATCCATCCCCGGTCCATATCTGTATAGTAAGGGATTGTGTTGAAAGCAACCACGTAGAACAGGGCACCCGCCAATCCCCCCAACAGGTAGAGACTTCCCAGGGTGCGTCCGGAGAAATACTGCAGGAAGATTTGCCCAAACCAATAGAGCCAGAGCATGTTGAACAGCAGGTGCAGGAATCCCTCATGCACGAACATGTAGGTGAGAGGGGTCCAGATGCGACCCAGCAGTATAGGAACATGAGAGGGTACACCCAGGAAGGTGACCGGATCTAAAGCATGGACATTGAATAGCGTGAAGAAGACCATCACCACCTTCAGTGCAACAAATACAAGGGTGTTGATGAACAACAGGCGTGTGATCACATTCCCGGTTTTGTATTTATGTTTCAGGTTGTCAATAATATCGGCCATGGTTCCTGTCTTTTTTTCTCCAGTATAAAATCATAATGATACCAAACAGCATCCCTCCCAGGTGGGCAAAATGGGCCACGTTGTCGCCCGATCGGTTTGCAACGCCGAAGATGAGCTCCAGCAAGCCATAACCGATCACGAACCACTTTGCTTTGATTGGAAAAGGAAATGGAATGATGAACAGCTCGGCATTGGGGAAGAGCATACCAAAAGCGAGCAGGATGCCGAAAACGGCACCGGAGGCGCCCACGGTGACACTGTCAACCATGTAGAACATCTCCTGAGGGAGAACGGATTGAACCCTGATGAAGAGTATTAACAATTGGATGAGTCCTGCACCAATTCCGGTAACCAGGTAATAGGTCAGGAATCTTTTGGGTCCCCACACCTGCTCCAGGGTCCGTCCGAACATGAAGACTGCGAACATGTTGAAGAAGACATGGGAGATAGAATAGGGGTCATGCAGGAACATGTAGGTGACCAACTGGTAGATCCGAAAATCTTCTGACGCCGGAAAATGAAGTCCGAATTGCCCGGACAGGTCAATGTTTGCCCTGTTGAACAATACGAACTGCGCCAACCATATGATTCCGTTGATGATGATCAGGTTCTTGGTGACCACCGGTAACATTCCCGCAAAACTGTTTCTTGAATTGTACATATTCATACCCAACTGTTGAGGCGCAAAATTACGATTATTTCCTTCAAAATGCGGTTTTTCGCCACACAAAAGGATTTTTTTTATAAAAAACAAATACTTTTTATCATTTTTCTTGATTTTATAGGTTTTAACGCTTATATTTGGCGATTAGAAATAAGGCTCAGCCTTGACTTATAGTATGTTTAATTAATTTATTTACCATTTCTTATGAACAAATCAGAACTTATTAGCGCTATTGCCGAAAAAGCCGGTCTTAGCAAAGTGGATGCAAAGAAAGCACTGGACGCCACCCTCGACACCATCTCCGGTGAAGTTAAAGCAGGTGGTAAAGTTGTATTGGTTGGATTCGGCACATTCTCAGTGTCTGAAAGAAGTGCACGTAAAGGGATTAACCCTCGTACAAAGAAAGCCATTAACATTCCTGCAAAGAAAACCGCTAAATTTAAAGCCGGTTCGGAATTGTCTAATCTCTAAGGGCTTGGTCGAAGCATAAAAAAGGAACAAATCACAGGTTTGTTCCTTTTTTGCCTCTTCACCCTCCGGCGGTTAATTGGCTATCCTCCGAGTTTATTTTGTGCGTCCTAAAAAAGTGGTGAATATTTTGCAGCCATAAAAAAAATATTTGTACCTTTGTCATCCTGAAAATGACTCCGTAGCTCAGTTGGTAGAGCAATTGACTCTTAATCAATGGGTCGAGAGTTCGAGCCTCTCCGGGGTCACTTGATAATCAAGCACTTACCGCGTCAACCGGTAGGTGCTTTTTCTTTTGGGTAAACATTGGCTCAAACAAATAGGTGCTAAACGTGCAGTTCATCTTGGGATATGCCATCACACGCGATCCGAAGACGCCAATGAGGTAGGGAACATCGATATTCTCATACCGTAACCTGCAGAGGACTCCGAAGTTCAAGCCGATGCAGTAGAACATGAAGACGCATAGGTCACGCGTGCTGACCACTCTGAATTCCTCTTTCACCGAGTCAATCTTATCCTTGAAAGCTTGATTAAGAGTGAAATCCTTTGAATTCTTGTTCAGAAACCTGGTATCAAAGGAAGCTGGGGAAAACTGATTGTTGGATGCAAGATCATTTCGAAATCACTCTTTTTGGCCCGTCATAATCATACCGGAACCAGTTAAAGAGTGCCGTTCCCCCATTTTCTACTTCGTTGTAACTGAACAAGGCGATGCGGGCTCCTTTCCAGAAGCTGAATATGGCATCGAAAGATCGTCCGAAGAGGATGAAACGAATGTTGTCACTGCTGTAGTAGAACCGGTTCTCATGTGAGTTGAAATCGTACTGCATTTTCAGGTAAATCAGATCTCCGCTGAAGGGGATCTTCTCCAGATAGTTGGAATCGGTGTTGAAGTAATTGACTCTGATTCTAGCACCCGGGAGGCGATGGGATGCGTCAAACAGATCCTGGTTGCTTTCGAAGAAGAGATGGTTGCCATCTTCCTCTACACTAACACCAATCAGGTTGTACATCGAGCCAAAGCTGGCCAGCCCCGCTCTTTGTCCTTTTGCCAGCTTTGTAAGGTTGAGCGCTGTCACTGCCTCCCCGCTTTTGCCCATAATCTTTTGTGTCAAGCTGTTCTTAGCCCTCAGAAAGCTTTCGCTTTGGAGTGCTGTAAGGCTCAGGTAACCGGGATGAGAGGTCAGTGACCAGGCATCATTCACGGGGTTGTGGTTAAACTGCCACTGTAGACCCAGACGAGGTGCGTTGAAATCATCATCTGTTTGGGGGGCATCTATCCCGGAGCTGCTTCCGGTATGCGGTTTCTTCCATACGTAGACCGGCTCACCGATCCCGTTGCGGTCGATATCTGCACCCACCACCGGCCAGTCGTCCTGCCAGCCTGCAGGCTGCAGGTGCACCACTCTCCCCATGGGGCCGTCGGACTGGAAATGATAAAACCAGGACTCACCTTCGGGAGTTTCTACGAATGCACCCTGGTGGGGACCGTTGATGGTGGTGGATCCGGTCTCGAGGACCACCCTCTTCTCGTAGGGCCCATATATGTTTTTCGAGCGGAGCACCGTCTGCCAACCGTGCGTAACCCCACCTTCGGGGATGCTGATGTAGTAATAGTCGTTGCGTTTGAACATCTTGGGACCTTCTGCCACGGGTCCGGTATAGACCGTGAAGCCATCATCCAGCAGCGTTGTGCCATCGCTGCTCATCCGGTGGATGATGATGGGGCCGGCACCATGAAGACTGTGCGCAAGATAGGCATTGCCGTCGTCATCCCACAGGGGGCAGGGGTCTTCCCATTTTTCGACCGCTTTCACCTGTAGCAATGGTGACCATGGTCCTTCCGCCTTCTCCGCATTGCTCATAAACAATCCCTCTGTCGGTGTACAGAAGTATACCCAGAACCTGTTGTCGTGGTAACGAATGGAGGGGGCCCACGAACCGTTGGAGTAGCTCTCCACGCTGTCGTACGCCGGGAAATCGAGACGTGAATAGATCTGAGCCACGAGGCGCCAGTTGACCATATCTTCCGACTCAAGCACAGGCATGCCCATGTACTGAAACTCGGAACATACCATGTAATATTTGTCATCTACCCGTACCACATCAGGGTCGGAATAGTCGGCATATAGAATTGGATTGATGTAGGTGCCGTTCCCCTGATCCCCCCAGGAGCCTGTTTGTGCCGAATTTTGTGCTGCCGCGGGCAACGTGATGCAGGCCAACAGGATAATGAATGCGATTTTCATAGGTAGTGAAATTCTAAAAAAACGCAAGATACAATTATTTTAAGAGATTCAATCCCTCTTTGGCCGACTGATCATCGGGTGATATGATCAGGACAATCTGGAAGAGTCGTTTAGCCTCATTCACCTTGCCCAGGAAATATTTGGTCCACCCGGACATCAGAGAAGAGTAGTAATCAAAGGGATACATGCGTTGAACCTTGTCGAAATAGATCTCTGCCTGCTTGAAATCTTTCCTGTAGTAGTAGATGTTCCCCAGGGCATAGTTGACTTTCGAGTTCATGCTGTCGAGCCGGAGAATCTCTTTGTATACTTTTTCCAGTTCCTCCCCGTATTTTTCGGCTTCAAGCGGATAGCAGAGTCCCAGAAGTGGCTCAATGGCAGAAGGTGCCATGCTGACCGCCTGGCGGTAGTAGCGTTTGCTGGCTTCGTAATTACGGGAGAGATAGTTGAGCCAACCCAGGCGTAGTGTCTTGTGGTAGTCATACCCGTTAAGGCTGCTGAGAGCGCTGATCGCTTTCTCATAGTCGCCCGCCGATTCGTGGCGGTAGCTTTCGGCAAAGATTTGCGAGGGGTTGATCTGCGCTTCAAGGGCGAATGAAAGAGAGAGTAGCAGGATGACCAGCATCCACTTTTTTTTCAGAAGTTCCATGACCATGCGAAGTTTATCAGGTGATTGTTGTAACGGTATGTTTTGTAGTCGGTTGCAGACCATGAATAGCCCTCTTTCTGCTGCCATCCGTAGCCGGCACTCCATGTCATCTGCCGGACGAACCAGGAGAGGGTGACGCTGGCAGTGGCCATCAACGGGTCGTAGGTATCGTAGACGGTGAAGGAACGGTCGCTGATGTAGTTCAGGTGGTTGCCGATGCTGCCTCCGGTGTCGGCCCACAGCTGTCCAAACAGCCTGAACCCCAGATGCTGTGAGAAGAGGTATTGATGGGTGGTCCACCCCCCCGGGGTGTGGATAAGCGCGGCGGCAGTAGTGCCATAGAAGTTAAGGTTCCCCAGCGGGTAATAGGTGAGTGAACCCTTCGCCTGGTACTGGCTGATCCCTCCGAAGTCGGACCAGGAGAGGGCGATCTCCGGGAGGGTGTAGCGAGATCGTTTAGCGAGAAATGTGGTCACTGAGTAGTTGTTGCTGCTGCCCACATCGTTCCGTTCAATGTTGTAATAACCGCCGGCGAAGCCCCAGGAGATGTTGCCTGGAGTGAAGAACGACAGTGAAGCCACAAGCTGGTGCTGGGCAAGCTGATCTTCCCGGAGAAGCAGGGTGCCTGAGGAGCGCTGAAAGCGGGTGTTGTAGTATTGGTATCCAAACTTCAGGCGGCTGCGTGGCGATAGGTTGAAGTCGATGCCCAGTGTGGTGAAGGCCATGTCTCCATACTGGTTGAGTGAGTCATACCCGCTGCCGGCAGCGATGGAGCGATCATTTTCATTCATCAGGTATCCGCTGGCCAGTGAGATCCGGTCGACTGCCTTGGTGTGGTAACCAGTCACCGCCTGGGTGTGAGGTGCGAATGATGCAGCCAGGATGTGTGCCTTCTCCTGTTGACCGCTCAGCAGGAGAGCATAGTAGAGGCTCTCCTGCAGCAGGGCATCGTTGGGTGTTACTGCCAGCGCCCGCTCGTAGAAGGTTGCGGCAGCGGCATGGTTCTTCAGAGCATCGTAGGCAATTGCGGTGCGGTAGTCCAGGTAGTAGAAGGTGACCCCCTGGTTTCGTGCGGTACGGCTTGTCTCAATCAGTGCACGGTAATCTCCGTCAAGGTATTGGCGGTAGGTGATGCTATCTGTCTGCCTTATCAGCAGCGAATCCTGTCCGACCAGTACTACGGCGGTCATCCAGCAGAGCAGGAAAGTTAATCCCATTCGATGCATAACGGTTGTTTTTGGTTTTCAATCATGATCTTTCGCGGGGTGATTGTTACCGTCGCCTTCCTCTGTTGGCGCCAGAAGCGAAGCAGGGTGGAGGTGGTCTCGGTATGGTAGATAATCATTCCAGGGTAGTGGATGTTGTCGGTCTCAGCCAGCAGCGATCGATAACGTATGTTGGTGAAGAGTACAAAGGGTGCCAGCAAATCCTGCAACCACCGGGTGCCTGTGGGATGTTCATAGGTGAGCGGCATGCGGTCGTTCACTTCAATCCCTTTTCCGGCGCTGAGCAGTAACTTGAAGCAGCTTTGGTAGAAGTGGTAGAGAGGGGAGGTTTTTATCCCTTCAAAATCGGTGAAATAGAACAATGTGCCGTCGTTTTCGAAGTATGCCTTCGACCGGCTTTTCGGACAGCGGATGTAGCTTTTGTTGTAGGCGTCTGTGGCGATCTGCCAATCCCAGCTTTCGCTCCCCCGGCTCACCCTCAGCTGTCGTCCCGGCTTTGCCGCCAGTGCATCGAGCGCCAAGACCATCGGTGACAGCATGAAAAGGATCTCTCCCTCATTGGGTATCTTGCCTGTGTGCAACAGGGTCTTTCCTCCCTCTTCGGTAAAGAAGTAGCCGAAGGGGTAGGGGTGGGTGGCGGCTCCCAGCTCCGGTGTCAGCTGGACCTGAAAATGTAGGTGTGGCACCGGGGAGCGCCCTGAGTTGCCGCAGGCTGCGACCACCGCTCCCCTCTTCACGTAGTCGCCTGTGCGGACCCTGAAGCTCTCTTTCTTCAAGTGACTCATCTGCGTGTAGAGGCCGTTGAGGTGGTTGATGATGATGCTGTTCCCCCAGTTCTTCTCCATATCCATGTTGCCGATCTCATTCTCGTCTGTGATGTTGCTGACCAGGCTTACGTAACCATCTGCCGGTGCCAGTACCGGCTTGTTGTAGCAGTAATACTCCTCCCTCAGGTTCCCATTTCCGGAAAAGGGAGACCCATGCTCATCGGTGATCTCAAAATCGAGCGCTTTGCCCCAGGGCCCCAGGTGGGTGATCTCCCCGTCATAGCCTTGGCTCACAATCCACCGGTCGAGGAAGGGAAGCTGAAGCTTGAAGAGCATTTCCTGCCCGAAGCGATGCATGTAGTTGACATACTTGTAGACCGTTTTCTCCGGGTGGTAGTGCTGGATGTATGGAAAGATGAAAAAGCGGTTGTTGCTGCGTTGCTTGAGGATGTAGATCAGCAGGATGGAGAGTAGGCTGAAGGAGAGGGTGTAGGAGGAGAGTCCGATTCCGGTGATCAGCTGCTCGGTGCCGGTGTAGATGAGAAAGAGTACCGGGGTGAGGCCAATCACCAGCAGGTAGCTGTAGCTATTGGGCACCAGAAAGAAACTACCAATGGCCATCCCCCAGAAGATGTAGTTTACTCCTGCAAGATTCTGGGTCAGTATCCGCAGATCGACGCCCAGCCACTTGCTGGTGACAAAGGCAAAGAGGAAGCCGAGGAAGGCGACGGTCGATTTGATGCGGGAGTGGAGCAGCAGCGCGATCACCAGCATTGCTCCCACCAGGATACTGTCACTGAAGAAGACCGATGCCATCGTCCTGAGGTAATAGTAGAGCATCTGCGGCAGTTGCATATGGTCGAGGCTGTGTACCCAGTCGTACCATGGCAGCTTCATCTGTGCTGCCAGCAGGGTGGTGACCCGCTCAAATGGCAGGATTGGCATCACCCGGGTAAAAGCCTGGTAGGAGAGGTCGATGACGAAGAGTGTCAGTACGAAGGGGAGGGTGAGGATGGGGAGCTGATGTTTGTTGAAGAGGGTCTCAAGCCATATGCTCAGCATGAAGCCGAGAATGACGGCGAAGAGGAAGAGCAGCAGGAAGGGCAGGTTGATGTGGAACTTGTAACACATGCTGATGCCGATGAAGACGGCGTTGAAACCGTAGAGACCTGTTTTGATCTTCTCCTTCGGAAAGCCCAGAAGGTGTGCCAGCAGGTTGCTCAGCAGCACCGCCACCAGCCCACCCGCCCCCAGTCGCAGGTCGAGCAGACTCAGCAGCAACAGCATTCCTCCATAGAGCTTGCTGCGGGTGAAAAAGATCTGCCCGTAGCTCTGGATGATGCCGTTTAGGTGGAATACGGCAAAGGGATGAAGCGACCTTCCCATGGGCTTTTCAGGTTTGATGGGTTATCCTTACAGCTTGCATGCTTTCAGGTGGTCGGGCACTAACTCCTGACCGGTGATGCTCTCCAGGGTCTCATTTTTCCGGATCGTGTGGATACCCCCTGATGTATCAATCAATACCACCGCGGGGCGGAAGGTGATGAACTGCATCCACTGTGTCATGTTGTAGGCTCCCACCTCGTGTACCACCACCCGGTCACCTTTCTTCAGCAATGGCAGGCTTATGCTCTCGCGGATGCAGTCGATGTTCATGCAAAGGGGGCCGTAGAGAGCCATCTCTTCGCTGTGCTGCGTAAATTCCTGGGCAGGTGATATCCGGTGGTTGTACCAGAAGGAGGTGAAGAGGATGTTGACACCGATGTCGAGGATGGTGGATCTTCGTCCGTCAGAGAGTCGTTTGGAGGCCAGCACCGTTCCCAGCAGGTAGCCTGCCTCGTCGATTAGTGCGCGGCCGGTTTCAAGGATCAACAGCGGCAGCTCTTCCGGACGGAAGCCAAACTGCATGATGCTGCTGACGATAGCCTCTGCGTAGTCGTCGAAGGAGGGGATCACATCCGCCCCCTGGAGATATGTGCCCTTGAGGGTATTGGAGGAGCAGAAGCCACCCCCCATGTCGAGGTACTTCACCCGGACACCTGTTTTACCGGCAGTTGTCTGCATCAGTTGGCATAGCTTATTCGCCGCTGTTGCGTAGGCGGAGGGTGTCAGCATGTAGGTGCCGATGTGGCAGTGCAATCCCTCCAGCTCCAGGCTGTGCTGGGTGACGATCTTCATGATGGCGTTCCAGGCTTCGCCCGACTCATAATTGAA
This genomic window from Dysgonomonadaceae bacterium zrk40 contains:
- a CDS encoding radical SAM protein, whose amino-acid sequence is MNLNVNEIFYSLQGEGGRTGQASIFIRLAKCNLACSFCDTDFERGVKMTLEEVLNEIEDWPCKWIVWTGGEPTLQLTDAVVAFFKERGYSQAIETNGTRRVPKGIDYITCSPKQHFEKVKELIPVVDELRFPIEKGDPLPDISILPKTERYLLSPIFDNQQMIPENVDYCISLVREHPEWALSLQTHKLIGIR
- a CDS encoding 6-carboxytetrahydropterin synthase: MYKISKQFPFSAAHSLHGLPDDHPCSRLHGHNYVVTVHLRAEKLNSQGFVRDYNELHVVKEYIDTQLDHRNLNDIMAPLNSSAENLAKMIFDHFKPLLPELYAIEVSETPKTSAIYEPECE
- a CDS encoding endonuclease/exonuclease/phosphatase family protein produces the protein MRARSKKKRSFRDFIKWIIFATNLVVILLLFTSFLSWKVSPLKSNLFSYIGLGFGLIFLLNMAYLLFWIFFSKWKLALISLAAILICHKPVTTFFPMHLFPVKEPHGTIEVLTYNVQGFPEERNKNSEEHPILDYIAATDADIVCLQEYLVSKTGQSIFSQRDVNRILNKYPYRSVTGLESSGKYHIFGLACFSKHPIEDTEEIVFESSYNGAAVYTINIEGKRYTVANVHLESNSIMAEDKKLYSDFIQNSDSVKLEQVASNIRSRLGSAYRLRAKQAEKVKKYITTQETDGTIICGDFNDTPISYAYSRMKRGLKDAYVSTAFGPGITYHEDLFLFRIDYILHSEELKPFRTKVDRVPFSDHYPLRTHLKWVDNSEEKE
- a CDS encoding rhomboid family intramembrane serine protease, translating into MADIIDNLKHKYKTGNVITRLLFINTLVFVALKVVMVFFTLFNVHALDPVTFLGVPSHVPILLGRIWTPLTYMFVHEGFLHLLFNMLWLYWFGQIFLQYFSGRTLGSLYLLGGLAGALFYVVAFNTIPYYTDMDRGWMIGASAAVMAIVMGAAFYRPEVQINLLFLGPIKIVYIAIFAFLIDFLSLGSASNPGGHVAHIGGALLGFLFAMQYKQGKDITNWMSRLLDGVAGLFKPRQKSARMKVKHSRNETDWEYNRRKNEEQEVIDAILDKLKQSGYGSLSSDEKKKLFDASKK
- a CDS encoding rhomboid family intramembrane serine protease, encoding MYNSRNSFAGMLPVVTKNLIIINGIIWLAQFVLFNRANIDLSGQFGLHFPASEDFRIYQLVTYMFLHDPYSISHVFFNMFAVFMFGRTLEQVWGPKRFLTYYLVTGIGAGLIQLLILFIRVQSVLPQEMFYMVDSVTVGASGAVFGILLAFGMLFPNAELFIIPFPFPIKAKWFVIGYGLLELIFGVANRSGDNVAHFAHLGGMLFGIIMILYWRKKDRNHGRYY
- a CDS encoding HU family DNA-binding protein — encoded protein: MNKSELISAIAEKAGLSKVDAKKALDATLDTISGEVKAGGKVVLVGFGTFSVSERSARKGINPRTKKAINIPAKKTAKFKAGSELSNL
- a CDS encoding glycoside hydrolase 43 family protein, whose translation is MKIAFIILLACITLPAAAQNSAQTGSWGDQGNGTYINPILYADYSDPDVVRVDDKYYMVCSEFQYMGMPVLESEDMVNWRLVAQIYSRLDFPAYDSVESYSNGSWAPSIRYHDNRFWVYFCTPTEGLFMSNAEKAEGPWSPLLQVKAVEKWEDPCPLWDDDGNAYLAHSLHGAGPIIIHRMSSDGTTLLDDGFTVYTGPVAEGPKMFKRNDYYYISIPEGGVTHGWQTVLRSKNIYGPYEKRVVLETGSTTINGPHQGAFVETPEGESWFYHFQSDGPMGRVVHLQPAGWQDDWPVVGADIDRNGIGEPVYVWKKPHTGSSSGIDAPQTDDDFNAPRLGLQWQFNHNPVNDAWSLTSHPGYLSLTALQSESFLRAKNSLTQKIMGKSGEAVTALNLTKLAKGQRAGLASFGSMYNLIGVSVEEDGNHLFFESNQDLFDASHRLPGARIRVNYFNTDSNYLEKIPFSGDLIYLKMQYDFNSHENRFYYSSDNIRFILFGRSFDAIFSFWKGARIALFSYNEVENGGTALFNWFRYDYDGPKRVISK
- a CDS encoding tetratricopeptide repeat protein, with amino-acid sequence MELLKKKWMLVILLLSLSFALEAQINPSQIFAESYRHESAGDYEKAISALSSLNGYDYHKTLRLGWLNYLSRNYEASKRYYRQAVSMAPSAIEPLLGLCYPLEAEKYGEELEKVYKEILRLDSMNSKVNYALGNIYYYRKDFKQAEIYFDKVQRMYPFDYYSSLMSGWTKYFLGKVNEAKRLFQIVLIISPDDQSAKEGLNLLK
- a CDS encoding urea transporter; the protein is MGRSLHPFAVFHLNGIIQSYGQIFFTRSKLYGGMLLLLSLLDLRLGAGGLVAVLLSNLLAHLLGFPKEKIKTGLYGFNAVFIGISMCYKFHINLPFLLLFLFAVILGFMLSIWLETLFNKHQLPILTLPFVLTLFVIDLSYQAFTRVMPILPFERVTTLLAAQMKLPWYDWVHSLDHMQLPQMLYYYLRTMASVFFSDSILVGAMLVIALLLHSRIKSTVAFLGFLFAFVTSKWLGVDLRILTQNLAGVNYIFWGMAIGSFFLVPNSYSYLLVIGLTPVLFLIYTGTEQLITGIGLSSYTLSFSLLSILLIYILKQRSNNRFFIFPYIQHYHPEKTVYKYVNYMHRFGQEMLFKLQLPFLDRWIVSQGYDGEITHLGPWGKALDFEITDEHGSPFSGNGNLREEYYCYNKPVLAPADGYVSLVSNITDENEIGNMDMEKNWGNSIIINHLNGLYTQMSHLKKESFRVRTGDYVKRGAVVAACGNSGRSPVPHLHFQVQLTPELGAATHPYPFGYFFTEEGGKTLLHTGKIPNEGEILFMLSPMVLALDALAAKPGRQLRVSRGSESWDWQIATDAYNKSYIRCPKSRSKAYFENDGTLFYFTDFEGIKTSPLYHFYQSCFKLLLSAGKGIEVNDRMPLTYEHPTGTRWLQDLLAPFVLFTNIRYRSLLAETDNIHYPGMIIYHTETTSTLLRFWRQQRKATVTITPRKIMIENQKQPLCIEWD
- a CDS encoding alanine racemase codes for the protein MKPTYERPMIQKLNTGMLNKFGSRNLQQPMKEIEGVSVSSLMEEHGSPLFVLSERTIRQTFRRAMRAFTMRYPKVQFAWSYKTNYLDAVCNIFHQEGSWAEVVSGFEYQKAIRNGVPGNLIIFNGPDKSREDLRLAVDNRSLIHLDHFDELYTLIELLEGTGKKARVAIRINMDTGVYPQWDRFGFNYESGEAWNAIMKIVTQHSLELEGLHCHIGTYMLTPSAYATAANKLCQLMQTTAGKTGVRVKYLDMGGGFCSSNTLKGTYLQGADVIPSFDDYAEAIVSSIMQFGFRPEELPLLILETGRALIDEAGYLLGTVLASKRLSDGRRSTILDIGVNILFTSFWYNHRISPAQEFTQHSEEMALYGPLCMNIDCIRESISLPLLKKGDRVVVHEVGAYNMTQWMQFITFRPAVVLIDTSGGIHTIRKNETLESITGQELVPDHLKACKL